A stretch of DNA from Bacillus sp. SM2101:
CCACCGTGTGGCCAAAAAATAACATGACCATTGCTATGTGCAGCTGTTGCTTTAAAGAAGAGTGCTTCTATTTCGAGTCCATCAAACGACTCATACTTAATTACCTCGGGATCGACTAACTGTTTCTCATCTACACCGAGCACACGATTGTTTGTTAGTTGCTTCCATGAATGTGAGTTACTTTCTTTTTTATAAATATTTGCTGGCTTTGTAGCAGAAGTGCCTAATAAATATAAATGACCACTTTCTGTAACAGTTAACTTTTGAACCTCTCCTACTGGACTCTCTACCTCTTCTAATTTCTTCGAATCTATTTCGTATCGATATAGAAGATCTTCAACACCCTTTTCGCTAACAGCGTACAGTTGTTTATGTTGTTTATCATATTTAATCATTTTGAACCCTGCACCAGGTACTGAAACTAGTTTGTTAAACTCTTTAGTTTCAATATTAAATTTAGCAATATATGAAAAATCCTCACCATAATCAGTTATTAGAAAAATTTCTGTCTCTGAAACATATATAGCATCTGTTACAGTGTGCTGCTCATTCGTTTCTGGTGTTAAGGAAATGATCTCCTCATTTACTTTTACATAGGATAGCTTGTGAGTGTTAGAGAAAAACTTACTAATAATAAAGCTCTCTTCACTAGGGCTAATATCTAGTAAAAATGTAGCCGCGCCTTCCCCATCATGAATGACTTGTTCTTTCCCTGAATCGAGGTGATAGCAATAACTCTTTAGGAAAGTCGGTTCATCTTTTGAAGATGTATAGTATAAACGTTTGCCATCATCTGATAAAATCGGTGAAATGTGACGATTGCCTTCTGAGGTTCTAACTGGCTGTAATTCGCCACCGTGTGGAGGAATCATATAGAATTGAGCGTTTTCATCCCCTTCATGATCAAATGCTGCGATTACAAATTTTCCACTCTTATCATACTGAAGTCCATGGCAGCTTTGATCATTAAATGTAAGTGGATATGGAAATTCATTTGGTAAATCCATTGCCCACAAATTAAATTTACCACTAATATTCGTACTGAAAATAAGCTGACTTTCATCACTACTTACTACAAAATCTTGTATTTTATATGCTCGTAAAAATTGTTCTACATCTGGCTTTTTAAATGTTTCCACTCTGTCTTCCCCCTAATTAGTAGATTATCATTTAAACTGTTTTCACAATAATTGTTGCTTTTCGTTCTAAGATATAGGCACGTATAGTTGGACCTTTGCTACTTTTACAATTACTGAGCTCTCATAAAACTCATCATTCTGTATATTTTTTAATGAAAAAAACAACAAAGTTTTACGAAAAGAGCCATAAGTTATTATGTAATATGCTCACTATTCATATTTTATTTTAAGTGACGACATTGTCACTTTCAAGTGTTTTTTGTTAATTTTCTTAATTTTTTTATTATGTTTATTTTAACTTTTTCAATGGACATATGGATAACATGGAATTCATAAACTATATATCATAAACATCCAACGTTAGGATCACATATCAAGGAGTGTTCATAATGAAAAAACGACATCAGATTCATTCGGAAGATGTGCCTCAGCCAATTAGGGAAGATGGAGCTGGTGCTACTGATCTTGGACCTAGAGACATTTTGAGAGATATAGAGAACCCCGATATGCTCGTCCCTCCTAAGACTGATGCTGGCAGAATACCTAATCTAAAGTTCTCATTTTCTGATACACCAATGAGTCTATATCACGGAGGGTGGGCACGAGAAGTGACTGTTAGAGAACTACCAATTGCAACTACAATCGCAGGTGTCAATATGCGTCTAACCCCAGGTGGCGTACGGGAGTTACACTGGCATAAACAAGCCGAGTGGGCTTATTTGCTTCTAGGGAAAGCACGGATTACAGCAGTTGATCAGGATGGTAGAAACTTTATTGCAGATGTAGAGGCAGGTGATCTTTGGTATTTTCCACCTGGCATTCCACATTCGATTCAGGGATTGGATGGAGGCTGTGAATTCTTACTCTTATTTGATGATGGAAATTTTACGGAGAGCGATACCTTTATGCTCTCTGACTGGTTTGCTCATACACCAAAAGATATATTGGCAAATAACTTTGGAGTATCTGAAAATGCTTTTGCTCATATTCCTACCAAGCAACGTTACATGTTTCAAGCACAAGTTCCTAAGCCTATTAACGATCAAGCTATTCAAAGCCCCTATGGAACTGTACCAAAGAGCTTTATACATCGTTTAATGGCACAAGAGCCAATCATAACTTCTGGAGGAACTGTTCGAATCGTTGATTCTACCAATTTTCCTGTTTCAACTACGATTGCAGCAGCTCTAGTTGAAATCAAGCCTGGTGCCATGAGAGAAATGCACTGGCACCCAAACACAGATGAATGGCAATATTATCTTACTGGTAAGGGAAGAATGACAGTATTTGCTGCAGAAGGTACCGCGCGAACCTTTAATTATAGAGCTGGAGATGTTGGTTATGTCCCGTTTGCTTTCGGACATTATATACAAAACATAGGAGAAGAAAGTCTTTGGTTTTTAGAAGTTTTTAAGAGTAACCGCTTTGAAGATATATCTTTAAATCAATGGTTAGCATTAACGCCACATGAGT
This window harbors:
- a CDS encoding S9 family peptidase, with the translated sequence METFKKPDVEQFLRAYKIQDFVVSSDESQLIFSTNISGKFNLWAMDLPNEFPYPLTFNDQSCHGLQYDKSGKFVIAAFDHEGDENAQFYMIPPHGGELQPVRTSEGNRHISPILSDDGKRLYYTSSKDEPTFLKSYCYHLDSGKEQVIHDGEGAATFLLDISPSEESFIISKFFSNTHKLSYVKVNEEIISLTPETNEQHTVTDAIYVSETEIFLITDYGEDFSYIAKFNIETKEFNKLVSVPGAGFKMIKYDKQHKQLYAVSEKGVEDLLYRYEIDSKKLEEVESPVGEVQKLTVTESGHLYLLGTSATKPANIYKKESNSHSWKQLTNNRVLGVDEKQLVDPEVIKYESFDGLEIEALFFKATAAHSNGHVIFWPHGGPQYGERKFFRGVFQYLINEGFSIFAPNFRGSTGYGLKFTKMVEGDWGHGPRLDNIEGLEYLIKNGYADRDKIFLIGGSYGGYMSLLLHGRHPEYFKAVVDIFGPSDLFSFINSVPDFWKPSMDQWVGNPERDKEKLIEFSPITYLDNMTKPMLVIQGANDPRVVKAESDQIVAALQEKGRDVEYMVLEDEGHGFSKLENELKVYRTVSAFLEKYM
- a CDS encoding oxalate decarboxylase family bicupin encodes the protein MKKRHQIHSEDVPQPIREDGAGATDLGPRDILRDIENPDMLVPPKTDAGRIPNLKFSFSDTPMSLYHGGWAREVTVRELPIATTIAGVNMRLTPGGVRELHWHKQAEWAYLLLGKARITAVDQDGRNFIADVEAGDLWYFPPGIPHSIQGLDGGCEFLLLFDDGNFTESDTFMLSDWFAHTPKDILANNFGVSENAFAHIPTKQRYMFQAQVPKPINDQAIQSPYGTVPKSFIHRLMAQEPIITSGGTVRIVDSTNFPVSTTIAAALVEIKPGAMREMHWHPNTDEWQYYLTGKGRMTVFAAEGTARTFNYRAGDVGYVPFAFGHYIQNIGEESLWFLEVFKSNRFEDISLNQWLALTPHELVQTNLNAGPELMNALRQEKWPVVKYNNT